One Rhea pennata isolate bPtePen1 chromosome 35 unlocalized genomic scaffold, bPtePen1.pri SUPER_35_unloc_4, whole genome shotgun sequence DNA segment encodes these proteins:
- the LOC134154135 gene encoding large ribosomal subunit protein uL16 — translation MGRRPARCYRYCKNKPYPKSRFCRGVPDPKIRIFDLGRKKAKVDEFPLCGHMVSDEYEQLSSEALEAARICANKYMVKSCGKDGFHIRVRLHPFHVIRINKMLSCAGADRLQTGMRGAFGKPQGTVARVHIGQVIMSIRTKAQNKEHVVEALRRAKFKFPGRQKIHISKKWGFTKFNADAFEDMVAQRRLIPDGCGVKYVPSRGPLDRWRALHAA, via the exons ATgggccgccgcccggcgcgaTG CTACAGATACTGCAAGAACAAGCCGTACCCCAAGTCCCGCTTCTGCCGGGGGGTCCCTG ATCCCAAAATCCGCATTTTCGACTTGGGCCGGAAGAAGGCGAAGGTGGACGAGTTCCCGCTGTGCGGACACATGGTGTCGGACGAGTACGAGCAGCTCAGCTCCGAGG CGCTGGAAGCCGCCCGCATCTGCGCCAACAAGTACATGGTGAAGAGCTGCGGCAAGGACGGCTTCCACATCCGCGTGCGCCTCCACCCCTTCCACGTCATCCGCATCAACAAGATGCTCTCGTGCGCCGGTGCTGACAG gctgcagaCGGGGATGCGGGGAGCCTTCGGGAAGCCCCAGGGCACCGTGGCCCGCGTCCACATCGGCCAGGTCATCATGTCCATCCGCACCAAGGCCCAGAACAAGGAGCACGTGGTGGAGGCCCTGCGGCGCGCCAAGTTCAAGTTCCCGGGGCGCCAGAAG atccACATCTCCAAGAAGTGGGGGTTCACCAAGTTCAACGCGGACGCCTTCGAGGACATGGTGGCCCAGCGGCGCCTCATCCCCGACGGCTGCGGGGTGAAGTACGTCCCCAGCCGCGGCCCCCTCGACCGCTGGCGGGCCCTGCACGCCGCCtga